A stretch of the Candidatus Binatus sp. genome encodes the following:
- a CDS encoding DmsE family decaheme c-type cytochrome has protein sequence MALVAFGVASLISSPPAIGAEGTLLSQTAGSGTNLPPGYVHNNTCVSCHDVQVKSFRKTMMGHIMMGRPRDEQEGLACQACHGPGREHLRHPSKPSRGFVSFRETSFTDIKIENDRCLACHQNGERGFWQASTHATRGIRCVDCHAVMCPVTASALPQPQLKKSPLGTEFVNPFVVTRPETQVCLRCHLDKKMEINLPSHMPLREGLMTCTDCHNPHGGPYQKQLRAAMVNEVCYRCHAEKRGPFLWMHAPVAMNCTNCHTPHGSVNQHMLVINMPVLCQRCHIGTHHPSSPHARGQIYVINQQCANCHSQIHGSNSPGGRYFTR, from the coding sequence GTGGCACTGGTCGCCTTTGGGGTCGCCTCCCTGATTTCATCGCCCCCCGCAATCGGCGCGGAAGGCACCCTGCTTTCCCAAACCGCGGGATCGGGCACCAACCTGCCGCCCGGCTACGTCCATAATAACACCTGCGTCAGTTGCCATGATGTACAGGTCAAGTCCTTCCGCAAGACCATGATGGGCCACATTATGATGGGCCGGCCGCGCGACGAGCAGGAAGGGCTTGCGTGCCAGGCCTGCCATGGTCCCGGCCGCGAGCACTTACGCCATCCGAGCAAGCCGTCGCGGGGATTCGTGAGTTTTCGTGAGACTTCCTTCACCGACATCAAGATTGAGAACGACCGGTGCCTCGCATGCCATCAAAACGGCGAGCGCGGGTTCTGGCAGGCCAGCACTCACGCCACACGCGGCATTCGATGCGTGGATTGCCACGCCGTGATGTGTCCGGTGACGGCGAGCGCGCTGCCGCAGCCGCAACTGAAGAAGTCACCGCTTGGCACGGAATTCGTCAATCCGTTCGTCGTGACGCGCCCCGAAACCCAGGTTTGCCTGCGCTGCCATCTCGACAAAAAGATGGAAATCAATTTGCCGTCGCACATGCCGCTGCGCGAGGGGTTGATGACCTGCACCGACTGCCACAACCCGCACGGCGGACCGTATCAGAAGCAATTGCGGGCGGCGATGGTCAATGAGGTCTGCTACCGCTGTCATGCCGAAAAGCGCGGACCGTTCCTGTGGATGCACGCGCCGGTGGCGATGAACTGCACCAATTGTCACACGCCGCACGGCAGCGTCAACCAGCACATGCTGGTGATCAACATGCCGGTGCTCTGCCAGCGCTGCCACATCGGCACCCATCATCCGAGTTCGCCCCATGCGCGGGGACAGATTTACGTGATCAACCAGCAATGCGCCAATTGCCATTCACAGATACACGGCTCGAACTCGCCGGGCGGGAGATATTTTACGCGCTGA